The following are encoded in a window of Arvicanthis niloticus isolate mArvNil1 chromosome 1, mArvNil1.pat.X, whole genome shotgun sequence genomic DNA:
- the Bloc1s3 gene encoding biogenesis of lysosome-related organelles complex 1 subunit 3 produces MASSQGRRRRPGTVVPGEAAETDSELSASSSEEELYLGPSGPTRGRPTGLRVAGEAAETDSEPEPEATVAPGDLPPLVVQRDAVETWGTEETPAVAPARSLLQLRLAESQTRLDHDVAAAVSGVYRRAGRDVAALAGRLAAAQAIGLAAAHSVRLARGDLSALAERLDIVAGCRLLPDIRGVPGIEPEQDPGPRA; encoded by the coding sequence ATGGCGTCGTCCCAGGGTCGGCGGCGAAGGCCGGGGACAGTGGTACCCGGGGAAGCGGCGGAGACCGACTCGGAGCTGTCTGCATCCTCGTCCGAGGAGGAGCTATACCTGGGTCCCTCGGGCCCGACGCGCGGCCGCCCCACGGGGCTGCGTGTGGCCGGGGAGGCGGCGGAGACCGACTCAGAGCCGGAGCCTGAGGCCACGGTCGCACCGGGAGACCTGCCCCCGCTCGTGGTGCAGCGCGATGCGGTGGAGACGTGGGGCACCGAGGAGACCCCTGCCGTAGCGCCTGCGCGCTCGCTGCTGCAGCTCCGGTTGGCGGAGAGCCAGACGCGCCTGGACCACGACGTAGCGGCTGCGGTGAGCGGCGTGTACCGCCGTGCGGGTCGCGATGTAGCCGCCCTGGCCGGGAGGCTGGCAGCTGCCCAGGCCATTGGACTGGCGGCCGCCCACAGCGTGCGCCTAGCGCGCGGGGACCTCTCCGCGCTCGCCGAGCGCCTGGATATCGTGGCCGGCTGTCGTCTGCTGCCGGACATACGAGGGGTGCCGGGCATCGAGCCTGAGCAGGACCCGGGACCGAGAGCCTAG